One Fusobacterium nucleatum genomic window carries:
- the rplP gene encoding 50S ribosomal protein L16: MLMPKRTKHRKMFRGRMKGAAHKGNFVAFGDYGLQALEPSWITNRQIESCRVAINRTFKREGKTYIRIFPDKPITARPAGVRMGKGKGNVEGWVSVVRPGRILFEVSGVTEEKAAEALRKAAMKLPIRCKVVKREEKENGGEN; encoded by the coding sequence ATGTTGATGCCAAAGAGAACAAAACACAGAAAAATGTTCAGAGGTAGAATGAAAGGGGCAGCTCATAAAGGTAACTTTGTTGCTTTTGGAGATTATGGATTACAAGCTCTTGAACCATCTTGGATAACAAACAGACAAATAGAATCTTGTCGGGTTGCTATCAACAGAACATTTAAAAGAGAAGGGAAAACATATATAAGAATATTCCCTGATAAACCTATCACAGCAAGACCTGCTGGAGTGAGAATGGGTAAAGGTAAAGGAAATGTTGAAGGTTGGGTATCAGTAGTAAGACCTGGAAGAATCTTATTTGAAGTTTCAGGAGTAACTGAAGAAAAAGCAGCAGAAGCATTAAGAAAAGCAGCTATGAAATTACCAATCAGATGTAAAGTTGTTAAAAGAGAAGAAAAAGAAAATGGTGGTGAAAACTAA
- the rpmC gene encoding 50S ribosomal protein L29, whose amino-acid sequence MRAKEIREMTSEDLVVKCKELKEELFNLKFQLSLGQLTNTAKIREVRREIARINTILNER is encoded by the coding sequence ATGAGAGCTAAAGAAATAAGAGAAATGACTAGTGAAGACCTAGTTGTTAAGTGTAAAGAGCTAAAAGAAGAATTATTCAACTTAAAGTTCCAACTTTCATTAGGTCAACTAACTAATACAGCAAAAATAAGAGAAGTTAGAAGAGAAATTGCAAGAATCAACACTATCTTAAATGAAAGATAA
- the rpsQ gene encoding 30S ribosomal protein S17, whose translation MRNERKVREGIVVSDKMQKTIVVAIETMILHPIYKKRVKRTTKFKAHDEENVAQVGDKVRIMETRRLSKDKNWRLVEIIEKAR comes from the coding sequence TTGAGAAACGAAAGAAAAGTGAGAGAAGGAATAGTTGTTTCTGATAAAATGCAAAAGACAATAGTTGTTGCTATTGAAACAATGATACTTCATCCTATATACAAGAAAAGAGTAAAAAGAACTACTAAATTTAAAGCTCATGATGAAGAAAATGTAGCTCAAGTAGGAGATAAAGTAAGAATAATGGAAACTAGACGTTTATCTAAGGATAAAAATTGGAGACTAGTAGAAATCATAGAAAAGGCAAGATAA
- the rplN gene encoding 50S ribosomal protein L14, with protein MVQQQTILNVADNSGAKKLMVIRVLGGSKKRFGRIGDIVVASVKEAIPGGNVKKGDVVKAVIVRTRKETRRDDGSYIKFDDNAGVVINNANEPRATRIFGPVARELRARNFMKILSLAIEVI; from the coding sequence ATGGTACAACAACAAACTATCCTTAATGTTGCTGATAACTCAGGGGCTAAAAAACTTATGGTAATAAGAGTTTTAGGCGGATCTAAAAAGAGATTTGGAAGAATTGGTGACATTGTTGTGGCATCAGTTAAAGAAGCTATCCCTGGTGGTAACGTTAAAAAGGGAGATGTAGTAAAGGCTGTTATAGTAAGAACAAGAAAAGAAACTAGAAGAGATGATGGTTCATATATAAAATTTGATGATAATGCTGGAGTTGTAATTAACAATGCTAATGAACCAAGAGCAACAAGAATATTTGGACCAGTTGCAAGAGAATTAAGAGCAAGAAACTTTATGAAAATCTTATCTCTAGCAATAGAAGTTATATAA